From the Entomomonas sp. E2T0 genome, one window contains:
- the rplU gene encoding 50S ribosomal protein L21 gives MYAVIVTGGKQYKVAEGEYLKVEKLEVPTGETITIDKVLLVANGEQINIGAPVVEGAKVTAEVISQGRHDKIRIIKFRRRKHHMKRQGHRQWYTEIKITGISA, from the coding sequence ATGTATGCAGTAATTGTAACTGGCGGCAAACAATACAAAGTCGCTGAAGGTGAATACCTTAAAGTTGAAAAACTAGAAGTTCCTACTGGTGAAACTATCACTATTGATAAAGTACTTTTAGTTGCTAATGGTGAACAAATTAATATTGGCGCTCCTGTAGTAGAAGGCGCTAAAGTTACAGCTGAAGTAATCAGCCAAGGTCGTCACGACAAAATCAGAATTATCAAATTCCGTCGTCGTAAACACCATATGAAACGTCAGGGTCACCGTCAATGGTACACTGAAATCAAGATTACTGGTATTTCTGCCTAA
- a CDS encoding polyprenyl synthetase family protein, translated as MTVQSKTQSFYQVIAEDFARVDDIIRKQLVSDVPLVEQIAEYIISAGGKRLRPLLVLLAGNAVGKKGDDLCLLAGLIEFIHTSTLLHDDVVDASGLRRGRSTANAIWGNAPSVLVGDFLYTRAFEMMVKLDSMHIMQVISHATRIIAEGEVLQLSRVRDASTTEEIYMQVIRGKTAMLFEAATHSAGVLAKATPEQCEALRCFGDALGIAFQLVDDLLDYRGSTDDLGKNVGDDLAEGKPTLPLIYAMKHGNVEQSAIVRKAIQKGGTDQLELISQIVQETGALDYTAQLARSYAEKAIAYLQSAIPDSKYKDALIELTEFSVARTY; from the coding sequence GTGACTGTTCAATCTAAAACTCAAAGCTTTTACCAAGTTATTGCCGAAGATTTTGCTAGGGTAGATGATATTATCCGTAAACAATTAGTGTCGGATGTTCCTTTAGTTGAACAAATTGCAGAGTATATTATCTCGGCTGGTGGTAAACGCTTACGTCCTCTATTAGTGTTATTAGCAGGTAATGCAGTTGGTAAAAAAGGAGATGACCTTTGTTTATTGGCTGGGCTTATTGAGTTTATTCATACTTCTACCTTACTGCATGATGATGTGGTTGATGCTTCTGGTTTACGTAGAGGTCGTTCAACAGCTAACGCTATTTGGGGTAATGCGCCTAGTGTATTAGTAGGTGACTTTTTATATACCCGTGCTTTTGAAATGATGGTGAAATTAGATTCCATGCATATTATGCAGGTGATTTCCCATGCTACCCGTATTATTGCGGAAGGTGAGGTATTACAGTTATCCCGCGTACGTGATGCTAGCACTACGGAAGAAATCTATATGCAAGTCATCCGTGGTAAAACAGCGATGTTATTTGAAGCGGCTACCCATAGTGCAGGCGTGTTAGCGAAAGCTACTCCTGAACAATGTGAAGCTTTACGTTGTTTTGGTGATGCATTAGGTATTGCTTTTCAATTAGTAGATGATTTGTTGGATTACCGTGGCAGTACGGATGATCTTGGTAAAAATGTTGGTGATGATCTCGCTGAGGGTAAACCGACCTTACCTCTTATCTATGCCATGAAGCATGGTAATGTAGAACAATCTGCAATCGTTCGTAAAGCTATTCAAAAAGGCGGAACTGATCAATTAGAGCTAATTAGTCAGATAGTGCAAGAGACAGGGGCATTAGACTATACTGCTCAATTGGCTAGAAGTTATGCTGAG
- the rpmA gene encoding 50S ribosomal protein L27, whose translation MAHKKAGGSTRNGRDSESKRLGVKLFGGQTVKAGNILVRQRGTQFHPGYGVGIGKDHTLFAKVDGVVKFEVKGQFGRRYVSIVAA comes from the coding sequence ATGGCACATAAGAAAGCTGGCGGTTCTACCCGCAACGGTCGTGATTCCGAATCCAAACGACTAGGTGTTAAATTATTTGGTGGACAAACTGTAAAAGCAGGTAACATCCTTGTTCGTCAACGTGGTACTCAATTCCACCCAGGTTATGGTGTTGGTATTGGTAAAGACCATACTTTATTTGCTAAAGTAGATGGTGTTGTTAAGTTTGAAGTGAAAGGTCAATTTGGCCGTCGTTATGTAAGCATTGTTGCTGCATAA